Proteins encoded within one genomic window of Aurantiacibacter spongiae:
- a CDS encoding 3'(2'),5'-bisphosphate nucleotidase CysQ: MIDTMRLEQICREAGHIAHGKWPGTGYDLKSWDKTPGSPVCEADLDVDAFLKRELASLLPAAGWLSEETRDSEARLDRGLAWLVDPIDGTRDFIRGRKGWAVSVALVSGGRPLLGTLVAPARGEVWSATAGKGAWRNGERLRASTRTRFSGARVPADSLSKDDRDLTMVEKPNSIALRIAMVASDEADLVATVRWGFEWDVAAAALIAREAGARVSDAFGQPLTYNKRDPRAFGLLVSSPAIHDAAIVRLKERAERLAG, from the coding sequence ATGATCGACACGATGCGCCTCGAACAGATCTGCCGGGAGGCAGGCCATATCGCCCACGGCAAATGGCCGGGGACCGGGTACGACCTGAAAAGCTGGGACAAGACGCCGGGCTCTCCGGTGTGTGAGGCCGATCTCGATGTCGACGCCTTCCTCAAGCGGGAACTGGCCAGCCTTCTGCCGGCAGCGGGGTGGTTGTCGGAGGAAACCCGGGACAGCGAGGCGCGGCTCGACAGGGGACTTGCCTGGCTGGTCGATCCGATCGACGGCACGCGAGACTTCATCCGCGGACGAAAGGGCTGGGCGGTATCGGTCGCGTTGGTGAGCGGCGGGCGTCCGCTTCTCGGAACGCTGGTGGCGCCCGCCCGGGGCGAGGTGTGGTCGGCCACCGCCGGCAAGGGGGCCTGGCGCAATGGCGAACGTCTGCGGGCCAGCACCAGGACGCGGTTTTCCGGCGCGCGTGTCCCCGCCGATTCGCTGTCGAAGGACGATCGCGACCTGACGATGGTCGAGAAGCCGAACTCCATTGCCCTGCGCATCGCCATGGTGGCCAGTGACGAGGCCGACCTGGTGGCGACGGTACGCTGGGGCTTCGAATGGGATGTCGCCGCGGCCGCGCTGATCGCGCGCGAGGCAGGGGCGCGCGTGAGCGACGCGTTCGGACAGCCGCTAACCTACAACAAGCGCGACCCGCGTGCCTTCGGCCTTCTGGTCAGCTCGCCCGCCATCCATGACGCGGCAATCGTGCGGCTGAAGGAGCGGGCCGAGCGGTTGGCCGGATGA
- the sucC gene encoding ADP-forming succinate--CoA ligase subunit beta has translation MNIHEYQAKELLAKFGVGVPAGYPAMSADEAVAAAQKLPGPLYVVKAQIHAGGRGKGKFSELPADAKGGVRLANSIDDVRADAQDMLGNTLVTVQTGEEGKQVNRLYVTDGVDIEKEYYLSMLVDRATSRIAMIVSTEGGMDIEEVAHHTPEKIATIDIDPATGFMPHHGRAVAHALKLDGKLAKSAAKLAKQLYEAFTTLDCAMLEINPLVETKDGELLVLDTKMSFDGNSLYRHPDVESMRDETEEDPAEVEAGKHDLAYIKLDGNIGCMVNGAGLAMATMDIIKLNGAFPANFLDVGGGATTEKVTAAFKIILSDPAVEGILVNIFGGIMKCDIIADGIVAAAKEVNLSVPLVVRLEGTNVQKGKDILANSGLPIIPADDLGDAARKIVAEVKEAA, from the coding sequence ATGAACATTCACGAATACCAGGCCAAGGAACTGCTCGCCAAATTCGGGGTCGGCGTTCCGGCTGGGTATCCGGCGATGAGCGCGGACGAGGCGGTTGCCGCGGCGCAGAAGCTTCCCGGCCCGCTCTATGTCGTCAAGGCGCAGATCCATGCCGGCGGGCGCGGAAAGGGCAAGTTTTCCGAGCTTCCTGCCGACGCGAAGGGCGGCGTCCGGCTGGCGAACTCGATTGACGACGTGCGGGCCGACGCGCAGGACATGCTCGGAAACACCCTCGTCACGGTTCAGACCGGAGAAGAGGGCAAGCAGGTCAACCGGCTCTACGTTACCGATGGCGTCGACATCGAGAAGGAATACTATCTCTCGATGCTGGTCGATCGCGCGACCAGCCGCATCGCCATGATCGTCTCGACCGAGGGCGGCATGGATATCGAGGAAGTCGCCCACCACACGCCCGAGAAGATCGCCACCATCGACATCGATCCGGCCACCGGCTTCATGCCGCACCACGGACGCGCGGTGGCGCATGCGCTGAAGCTCGACGGCAAGCTTGCCAAGTCCGCCGCCAAGCTGGCGAAGCAGCTCTACGAAGCGTTCACGACGCTCGATTGCGCCATGCTCGAGATCAATCCGCTGGTCGAGACGAAGGACGGCGAGCTTCTGGTGCTCGATACCAAGATGAGCTTCGACGGCAATTCGCTCTACCGGCATCCCGATGTCGAGAGCATGCGCGACGAGACCGAAGAAGACCCGGCGGAGGTCGAGGCCGGCAAGCACGACCTCGCCTACATCAAGCTCGACGGCAATATCGGCTGCATGGTCAACGGCGCGGGGCTGGCCATGGCGACGATGGACATCATCAAGCTGAACGGCGCCTTCCCGGCCAATTTTCTCGACGTGGGCGGCGGTGCAACGACCGAAAAGGTGACGGCCGCGTTCAAGATCATCCTGTCGGACCCGGCGGTGGAGGGCATCCTCGTCAACATCTTCGGCGGCATCATGAAGTGCGACATCATTGCCGACGGCATCGTCGCCGCGGCCAAGGAAGTGAACCTTTCCGTCCCGCTGGTCGTGCGTCTGGAAGGCACCAACGTGCAGAAGGGCAAGGACATCCTTGCCAATTCGGGCCTGCCGATCATCCCGGCGGACGATCTCGGCGACGCCGCCAGGAAGATCGTCGCCGAAGTGAAGGAGGCGGCCTGA
- a CDS encoding electron transfer flavoprotein subunit beta/FixA family protein produces the protein MKILVPVKRVIDYNVKPRVKADGSGVDLANVKMSMNPFDEIAVEEALRLKEAGKAEEVVAVSIGPAKAQETLRTALAMGADRAILVETDEQVEPLAVAKILKAVAEEEGPGIVMLGKQAIDDDSNQTGQMLAALMDRPQGTFASKVEIDGDHVSVTREVDGGLETVRLAMPAIVTTDLRLNEPRYASLPNIMKAKKKPLDSKSPADYGVDVSPRLTTTNVSEPPVRQAGEIVEDVDALVAKLKALGVA, from the coding sequence ATGAAGATCCTCGTCCCCGTGAAGCGGGTGATCGACTACAACGTGAAGCCGCGCGTGAAAGCTGACGGGTCCGGTGTTGATCTTGCGAACGTCAAGATGAGCATGAACCCGTTCGACGAGATCGCTGTGGAAGAGGCGTTGCGCCTCAAGGAAGCCGGGAAGGCCGAGGAAGTCGTCGCTGTCAGCATCGGGCCGGCCAAGGCGCAGGAAACGTTGCGGACCGCGCTCGCCATGGGCGCCGACCGGGCGATCCTGGTCGAGACCGACGAGCAGGTCGAGCCGCTGGCCGTCGCCAAGATCCTGAAGGCCGTGGCGGAGGAGGAAGGTCCGGGCATCGTGATGCTGGGCAAGCAGGCCATCGATGACGACTCCAACCAGACCGGACAGATGCTCGCCGCGCTGATGGACCGGCCGCAGGGCACCTTCGCCAGCAAGGTGGAAATCGATGGCGACCACGTTTCCGTCACGCGGGAGGTCGATGGCGGGCTGGAAACCGTGCGGCTGGCCATGCCGGCGATCGTGACCACCGACCTTCGCCTGAACGAGCCGCGCTATGCCTCGCTGCCCAACATCATGAAAGCGAAGAAGAAGCCGCTCGATAGCAAGTCCCCCGCCGATTACGGCGTCGACGTTTCCCCGCGCCTTACCACTACCAACGTTTCCGAACCCCCGGTCCGCCAGGCGGGCGAAATCGTGGAAGACGTGGATGCGCTGGTGGCGAAGCTGAAGGCGCTCGGCGTCGCCTGA
- a CDS encoding electron transfer flavoprotein subunit alpha/FixB family protein, with the protein MTALVIAEPHGDDVADATLATVTAAAKLGGDVHVLVAGSEAAAQAAAKVEGVSRILHAGGDAYAHGLAENMAPLITSLADGYDAILAPATTTGKNILPRVAAGLDVMQVSDIISVEGPRTFTRPIYAGNAIATVESSDSKLVVTVRTTAFDKAEAEGGSASVESVDGPGAAGTSEFVKLDAVESERPELTSAGIVVSGGRALKDGETFEEYITPLADKLGAAIGASRAAVDAGYVPNDYQVGQTGKIVAPEVYIAIGISGAIQHLAGMKDSKTIVAINKDPDAPIFQVADLGLVADLFSAVPELTEKL; encoded by the coding sequence ATGACCGCACTAGTAATCGCAGAACCGCATGGCGACGACGTCGCCGACGCGACGCTCGCCACCGTCACCGCCGCCGCGAAGCTCGGCGGTGATGTCCACGTGCTCGTGGCAGGGTCCGAGGCCGCCGCGCAGGCTGCCGCGAAGGTGGAAGGCGTATCAAGGATCCTGCATGCCGGCGGGGACGCGTATGCGCACGGTCTTGCGGAAAACATGGCTCCGCTGATCACCAGCCTGGCCGACGGTTACGACGCGATCCTCGCCCCCGCCACCACTACCGGCAAGAACATCCTGCCTCGCGTGGCCGCGGGACTCGACGTGATGCAGGTGTCGGACATCATCAGCGTGGAAGGCCCCAGGACCTTCACCCGCCCGATCTACGCCGGAAATGCCATAGCCACGGTCGAAAGTTCCGATTCCAAGCTCGTCGTAACGGTGCGCACCACGGCCTTCGACAAGGCCGAGGCCGAGGGTGGCAGCGCGTCGGTGGAAAGCGTCGACGGGCCCGGGGCGGCCGGCACCAGCGAATTCGTCAAGCTGGATGCGGTAGAGAGTGAACGCCCCGAACTTACCAGCGCCGGGATCGTCGTTTCGGGGGGCCGGGCGTTGAAGGATGGCGAAACGTTCGAGGAATACATCACCCCGCTTGCCGACAAGCTCGGCGCCGCCATCGGCGCCAGCCGTGCCGCGGTGGATGCCGGTTACGTGCCCAACGACTACCAGGTCGGTCAGACCGGCAAGATCGTCGCACCCGAAGTCTATATCGCCATCGGTATCTCCGGCGCGATCCAGCACCTCGCCGGCATGAAGGATTCCAAGACGATCGTCGCAATCAACAAGGATCCCGATGCACCGATCTTCCAGGTCGCCGATCTCGGCCTCGTCGCCGACCTGTTCAGCGCCGTCCCGGAACTGACCGAGAAACTCTGA
- a CDS encoding DUF445 domain-containing protein yields MRVTATLLLVAMAGLFVITQGMLGANPAWGYVHAFAEAAMVGGLADWFAVTALFRHPLGIPIPHTAIIPENKDRIADTMAVFLRSNFLTPVVVARRMREMNVARAAGDFLKRSGESGEGRFRAGAGELMVELLESLDPDRLGLQVKAGLARQAEKINVAPLLGQMLEAAIADDRHRPLIDGLIRWAGLALEDNEDMVRDMVQQRANSLIRWAGLDGRIANSVLDGLYRLLAEVLVDPQHPLRRKVEEGLQKLARDLQHDPATRAKVEAMKNDLLANPAVSAWWMGVWERIRHALIDTIRDPGRALGGQLGSSLSELGETLRSDPALQLQVNRFARRTLVGVVNRYGEQIVGLVSTTVKGWDARTVTGRIEGAVGRDLQFIRINGTLVGGLVGVVIHAVTRFI; encoded by the coding sequence ATGCGCGTTACGGCGACCCTCCTCCTGGTGGCGATGGCGGGTCTTTTTGTCATCACCCAGGGGATGCTGGGCGCAAACCCTGCCTGGGGCTACGTCCACGCCTTTGCGGAGGCGGCGATGGTCGGCGGTCTGGCCGACTGGTTCGCGGTGACCGCGTTGTTTCGGCATCCGCTCGGCATTCCCATCCCGCACACAGCCATCATACCGGAGAACAAGGACAGGATCGCCGATACGATGGCGGTCTTTCTGCGCTCGAACTTCCTAACCCCGGTCGTCGTCGCGCGGCGGATGCGCGAGATGAACGTGGCGCGCGCCGCCGGCGATTTTCTGAAGCGCAGCGGCGAGAGCGGCGAGGGGCGCTTTCGCGCGGGTGCCGGTGAACTGATGGTTGAACTGCTCGAATCGCTCGATCCCGATCGGCTCGGGCTACAGGTGAAGGCCGGGCTGGCGCGGCAGGCCGAGAAGATCAATGTCGCGCCCTTGCTGGGACAGATGCTGGAGGCGGCCATTGCGGACGACCGCCACCGCCCGTTGATCGACGGGTTGATCCGCTGGGCGGGCCTCGCGCTGGAAGACAATGAGGACATGGTCCGCGACATGGTGCAGCAGCGGGCGAATTCGCTGATTCGCTGGGCCGGGCTGGACGGCCGGATAGCCAATTCGGTGCTGGACGGGCTCTATCGTCTGCTGGCGGAAGTTCTGGTCGATCCGCAGCATCCGCTGCGCCGCAAGGTCGAGGAAGGTCTGCAGAAGCTGGCGCGCGATCTTCAGCACGATCCCGCCACCCGCGCCAAGGTGGAGGCGATGAAGAACGACCTGCTCGCCAATCCAGCCGTTTCCGCGTGGTGGATGGGCGTGTGGGAGCGCATACGTCATGCGCTGATCGACACGATCCGCGATCCGGGGCGTGCCCTGGGCGGGCAGCTCGGCAGCAGCCTTTCCGAACTGGGGGAGACGCTGCGCAGCGATCCGGCGCTGCAATTGCAGGTGAACCGCTTCGCCCGCCGCACGCTGGTGGGTGTCGTCAACCGTTACGGGGAACAGATCGTCGGACTCGTCTCAACCACGGTAAAGGGCTGGGACGCGCGGACCGTAACGGGGCGAATCGAAGGCGCCGTCGGCCGCGATCTGCAATTCATCCGCATCAACGGCACGCTCGTCGGCGGACTGGTGGGCGTGGTTATCCACGCAGTCACCCGGTTCATCTAG
- a CDS encoding efflux RND transporter permease subunit: protein MDLNRISSWSIRNPIVPLLAFIGLTLAGIVSFSRMDVQNNPDIEFPVAIVSISQPGAAPSEVVNQITQRVEAAVQTLEGVESIRSTASEGNSTTVIEFELGTDIDATVSEVKSAVDQIRGELPDGILEPRVFKQQTSSRPIVYFGVEADDMTIEQLSYFIDDTVTKRLLNVPGLAEVNRNGGVDREILVILDPAKMQALGLTASQVNAALRQLNINAAGGQAEIAGSRQSVRVLGNSQTAYELSQAQIPLNGSTIKLADIARVTDSYGEVSSLAKLNGEQVVTFSVTRARGESDVTVYDGVVEALHEIEEQNPGVSFTRLFTEVDYTKAQYESSIAAMVEGAILAVIVVFLFLRDWRATIIAALAIPLSAIPTFWFMDVWFGFTLNTMSLLALGLVAGVLVDDAIVEIENIVRHMRMGKSAYQASIDAADEIGLAVVATTFSIVAVFLPVGLMPGITGIFFKNFGLTVVASVLMSLAVARMITPMIAAYFLEAKGHATHGEGRAMDLYMRVLHWSLDDSGLRDRVRALGRAPFRARYGVMAAPLFLLITVAGIAGFAAVLYFWFTTPALSGAMDLGFWKDRLSALPDLGAQLGGFVLVVIVMSLAIFAAGIGGWLAAKLVGFVLAQLARGGGGGFHAWFVNRKARLRARFADHRVWMLGVGAGALAMTVFTIITMPAQFFPSTDSDFSMVRIEMVPGTTLEQTDAVVTRVADRLQQEQEVALALGIVNEGSGMVRLVLREDRERSSLEFERELGPVLQQFPDARINFQDQNGPGGGSGTGRAISIMLAGSEPDLLNEAAETLADQMKSVPGAVAPRVERDLQRPELLVQPREELAASLGVTTTALSQAIRIATLGDIDQNAAKFSLSDRQVPIRVRLAEEQRRDLSTIRNLPVPTAAGGSVPLERVADISFGMGPTAIERYDQNRRTFVSADVAAGYARGDVTSAIQKLPIMQNLPTGVTSPAIGEDEIQQEMQSAFSGALITGVLLVFAVLVLLYRRFVSPLVNMGSLFLAPLGGLLLLLAADKPLSLPVFIGILMLFGIVGKNSILLIDFAIEEMDDGVEKRAAILDAGHKRAQPIVMTTVAMTAGMIPTALALSADGAWRQPMGMIVIGGLCLSTLLTLLIVPAGFSLADGMEKRLGPWLRDRLLTYRPGDDATTSAEPRPAE, encoded by the coding sequence ATGGACCTCAACCGCATATCCTCCTGGTCGATCCGCAACCCGATCGTCCCCCTGCTGGCCTTCATCGGCCTGACGCTCGCCGGCATAGTCAGCTTCTCGCGCATGGACGTGCAGAACAATCCGGACATCGAGTTTCCGGTCGCAATCGTCAGCATCTCCCAACCCGGCGCCGCGCCGTCCGAAGTCGTCAACCAGATCACGCAGCGGGTGGAAGCGGCGGTGCAGACGCTGGAAGGCGTGGAAAGCATCCGCTCCACTGCGTCCGAGGGCAATTCGACGACCGTGATCGAGTTCGAACTCGGCACCGATATCGACGCCACCGTCAGCGAGGTTAAGAGCGCGGTCGACCAGATCCGCGGCGAACTTCCCGACGGAATACTCGAACCGCGCGTGTTCAAGCAGCAGACCAGCTCCCGCCCCATCGTCTATTTCGGCGTCGAGGCCGACGACATGACGATCGAGCAGCTGAGCTATTTCATCGACGATACCGTTACCAAGCGATTGCTGAACGTGCCGGGCCTGGCCGAAGTCAATCGCAATGGCGGCGTCGACCGGGAAATCCTGGTCATTCTCGATCCTGCGAAGATGCAGGCGCTCGGCCTCACCGCCAGCCAGGTGAACGCGGCGCTGAGACAGCTCAACATCAACGCTGCCGGCGGGCAGGCGGAAATCGCCGGATCGCGCCAGTCGGTGCGCGTGTTGGGCAATTCGCAAACCGCCTACGAACTCTCCCAGGCGCAGATTCCGCTCAACGGCTCGACGATCAAGCTCGCCGACATCGCCCGCGTGACCGATTCCTATGGCGAGGTCAGTTCGCTCGCCAAGCTGAACGGGGAGCAGGTCGTCACCTTCTCCGTCACCCGCGCCCGCGGCGAGTCCGACGTGACCGTATATGACGGGGTCGTCGAGGCCCTGCACGAGATCGAGGAGCAGAACCCCGGCGTCAGCTTCACCCGGCTGTTCACCGAGGTCGACTATACCAAGGCGCAGTACGAGAGCTCCATCGCCGCCATGGTGGAGGGGGCGATCCTCGCGGTCATCGTCGTTTTCCTGTTCCTGCGCGACTGGCGCGCCACCATCATCGCCGCGCTCGCCATTCCGCTTTCGGCGATCCCCACATTCTGGTTCATGGATGTCTGGTTCGGCTTCACCCTCAACACGATGAGCCTGCTGGCGCTGGGGCTGGTGGCCGGCGTGCTGGTCGACGATGCCATCGTCGAGATCGAAAACATCGTGCGCCACATGCGCATGGGCAAGAGCGCCTACCAGGCCAGTATTGATGCGGCGGACGAGATCGGCCTCGCCGTCGTCGCGACCACGTTCTCCATCGTCGCGGTGTTCCTGCCGGTGGGTCTGATGCCGGGTATCACGGGCATCTTCTTCAAGAATTTCGGCCTTACCGTGGTTGCCTCGGTGCTCATGAGTCTGGCCGTTGCGCGCATGATCACGCCGATGATCGCCGCCTACTTCCTCGAGGCGAAGGGTCATGCAACCCACGGCGAGGGCCGGGCGATGGATCTCTACATGCGCGTGCTGCACTGGTCGCTCGACGACAGCGGCCTGCGGGACCGGGTGCGCGCCCTGGGCAGGGCGCCCTTCCGAGCGCGTTACGGCGTGATGGCGGCGCCGCTGTTCCTGCTCATCACGGTCGCAGGCATCGCCGGCTTTGCCGCAGTGCTCTATTTCTGGTTCACCACCCCGGCCCTGTCGGGAGCGATGGATCTCGGGTTCTGGAAGGATCGTCTCTCGGCGCTGCCGGATCTCGGGGCGCAGCTTGGTGGCTTCGTTCTCGTCGTCATCGTGATGAGCCTCGCGATCTTCGCCGCCGGGATCGGCGGCTGGCTGGCCGCCAAGCTGGTCGGTTTCGTCCTGGCTCAGCTCGCGCGCGGCGGTGGCGGAGGGTTCCATGCCTGGTTCGTCAACCGCAAGGCCCGGTTGCGCGCCCGGTTCGCCGATCACCGCGTCTGGATGCTCGGCGTGGGTGCCGGCGCGCTGGCGATGACGGTCTTCACGATCATCACCATGCCCGCGCAGTTCTTCCCCTCCACCGACAGCGACTTCTCGATGGTGCGGATAGAGATGGTGCCCGGCACCACGCTGGAACAGACCGACGCCGTCGTCACCCGCGTCGCCGACCGCTTGCAGCAGGAACAGGAGGTGGCCCTTGCCCTCGGCATCGTGAACGAGGGCAGCGGCATGGTGCGTCTGGTGCTGCGCGAGGATCGCGAACGCAGCAGCCTGGAGTTCGAACGCGAACTCGGCCCCGTTCTTCAGCAGTTTCCCGATGCCCGGATCAACTTCCAGGACCAGAACGGCCCGGGCGGCGGCAGCGGTACCGGCCGCGCCATCTCCATCATGCTCGCGGGATCCGAACCCGATCTGCTGAACGAGGCGGCCGAGACACTGGCCGATCAGATGAAGAGCGTGCCCGGGGCGGTGGCGCCACGGGTGGAGCGCGACCTTCAGCGGCCCGAGCTGCTCGTTCAGCCGCGCGAGGAACTCGCCGCCAGCCTCGGTGTCACGACCACCGCGCTGAGCCAGGCGATCCGTATCGCCACGCTCGGCGACATCGACCAGAACGCGGCCAAGTTCTCGCTGTCGGACAGGCAGGTGCCGATACGCGTGCGCCTGGCCGAGGAACAGCGGCGCGACCTTTCAACGATCCGCAACCTGCCCGTGCCCACCGCCGCCGGCGGATCGGTGCCTCTCGAACGGGTCGCCGACATCAGCTTCGGCATGGGACCGACCGCGATCGAGCGCTATGATCAGAACCGCCGCACCTTCGTAAGCGCCGACGTGGCGGCGGGCTATGCCCGGGGCGATGTGACCTCCGCCATCCAGAAGCTGCCGATCATGCAGAACCTACCGACGGGCGTCACGAGTCCGGCGATCGGCGAGGACGAGATACAGCAGGAAATGCAGTCGGCGTTCTCGGGCGCGCTCATCACCGGCGTGCTGCTCGTCTTCGCGGTGCTGGTGCTGCTCTACCGCCGCTTCGTCTCTCCGCTCGTCAACATGGGTTCGCTCTTCCTCGCTCCGCTCGGCGGCCTGCTGCTCCTGCTGGCGGCCGACAAGCCGTTGTCGCTGCCTGTCTTCATCGGCATCCTCATGCTGTTCGGCATCGTCGGCAAGAATTCCATCCTCCTGATCGATTTCGCCATCGAGGAAATGGATGACGGGGTGGAGAAGCGTGCTGCCATCCTCGACGCCGGGCACAAGCGCGCCCAGCCCATCGTCATGACCACCGTGGCGATGACGGCCGGGATGATCCCGACGGCGCTGGCGCTCAGCGCCGACGGGGCGTGGCGTCAGCCGATGGGAATGATCGTGATCGGGGGGCTGTGCCTGTCGACGCTGCTGACGCTGCTGATCGTGCCCGCCGGGTTCAGCCTTGCCGATGGCATGGAAAAGCGCCTTGGCCCGTGGCTTCGCGATCGGTTGCTGACCTACCGGCCGGGCGACGACGCCACAACCAGCGCGGAGCCGCGACCTGCCGAATAG
- a CDS encoding efflux RND transporter periplasmic adaptor subunit, which produces MNYETRMDSAEPADRIVMDGRVLEEEALAEEKGSQRRRLFIVLAVILAGALIAALMFSGGEEETAFAPEEDGTLAAVTVLAPGAATLEGTINATGTLAARREMPVGVVGEGGRVTFVPVEAGQWVRQGQVLAVIDRSVQNQQAESQAAQIQVAQADADLAQANLDRALRLVDRGFISQADIDQLTATRDAAVARVRVARAQLNERQARNAQLNIVAPAAGLVLERNVEPGQVVSPGSGTLFSIARGGEMEMLAQVSEEELAQIPVGATARVTPTGSSQSFTGQVWQVSPTIDEQNRQGTVRVALSYDPALRPGGFATATIASGTLVAPRLPESAVLSDDEGSYVLIVNGEDKIERRNVEVGMITDDGLAISSGLDGSEKVVLRAGAFLTEGETVRPVMAGK; this is translated from the coding sequence ATGAATTACGAAACCAGGATGGACAGCGCCGAACCCGCCGACCGCATCGTGATGGACGGTCGCGTTCTCGAGGAAGAGGCGTTGGCCGAGGAAAAGGGTAGCCAGCGTCGCCGCCTGTTCATCGTGCTCGCCGTCATTCTCGCCGGCGCGCTGATCGCCGCGCTGATGTTCTCGGGGGGCGAAGAGGAAACCGCCTTTGCGCCCGAGGAGGACGGTACGCTTGCCGCGGTCACGGTGCTCGCTCCCGGCGCGGCGACGCTGGAAGGAACGATCAACGCCACCGGTACGCTGGCGGCGCGGCGCGAAATGCCGGTCGGCGTGGTCGGCGAAGGCGGGCGCGTTACCTTCGTCCCCGTCGAGGCAGGGCAGTGGGTGCGTCAGGGGCAGGTGCTGGCGGTAATCGACCGCTCGGTGCAGAACCAGCAGGCCGAAAGCCAGGCCGCGCAGATCCAGGTGGCGCAGGCTGACGCCGATCTTGCGCAGGCCAACCTCGACCGCGCGCTGCGCCTTGTAGACCGGGGCTTCATCAGCCAGGCGGACATCGACCAACTGACCGCGACGCGCGATGCCGCAGTCGCCCGCGTCCGGGTGGCCCGGGCGCAGCTCAACGAACGACAGGCGCGCAACGCGCAGCTCAACATCGTCGCCCCCGCCGCCGGTCTCGTGCTGGAGCGCAATGTCGAACCGGGCCAGGTCGTCAGCCCCGGCTCGGGCACGCTGTTCTCGATCGCCCGCGGCGGCGAGATGGAGATGCTGGCGCAGGTCAGCGAGGAGGAGCTGGCGCAGATACCGGTCGGCGCGACCGCCCGCGTGACGCCAACGGGCAGCAGCCAGAGCTTCACCGGCCAGGTGTGGCAGGTTTCCCCCACCATCGACGAGCAGAACCGCCAGGGCACGGTGCGGGTGGCCCTCTCCTACGATCCGGCCCTGCGACCGGGCGGCTTCGCGACGGCGACCATCGCCAGCGGCACTCTCGTCGCGCCCCGGCTTCCCGAAAGCGCGGTCCTGTCGGATGACGAGGGCAGCTATGTCCTCATCGTCAACGGCGAAGACAAGATCGAGCGGCGCAATGTCGAGGTGGGCATGATCACCGATGACGGTCTTGCGATTTCGTCCGGCCTAGACGGCTCGGAAAAGGTCGTCCTGCGGGCCGGCGCCTTCCTCACCGAGGGTGAAACGGTGCGCCCGGTCATGGCCGGCAAATAA
- a CDS encoding GlsB/YeaQ/YmgE family stress response membrane protein: protein MGWIIAIIVGGIIGWIASMIMGRDASMGIFWNIVVGLIGALLGGWIGSLIGVGSTLTEFSIPGLLMSLVGAIVLLGIANLIQRGRVR, encoded by the coding sequence ATGGGTTGGATTATCGCGATTATCGTCGGTGGTATCATTGGCTGGATTGCCAGCATGATCATGGGCCGCGACGCTTCAATGGGCATCTTCTGGAACATCGTCGTCGGTCTGATCGGCGCTCTTCTTGGCGGCTGGATCGGTTCGCTGATCGGTGTTGGCTCGACGCTGACCGAATTCAGCATTCCCGGCCTGCTGATGAGCCTGGTTGGCGCGATCGTACTGCTCGGCATCGCCAACCTGATCCAGCGCGGTCGCGTGCGGTAA
- the sciP gene encoding CtrA inhibitor SciP: MIENQKIRPAQVIGPLGEPLTIADLPSPKTKRWVVRRKAEVVAAVNGGLLTIDEVLERYNLTLEEFAGWQRAVDRSGMQGLRVTRIQHYRDLYERQLKY, translated from the coding sequence ATGATCGAGAACCAGAAAATCCGACCGGCGCAGGTGATCGGTCCCCTCGGGGAACCGCTGACCATCGCCGATCTGCCGTCTCCGAAGACGAAGCGCTGGGTCGTCCGGCGCAAGGCCGAGGTCGTCGCTGCGGTCAATGGCGGCCTGCTGACCATCGACGAGGTGCTCGAACGCTACAACCTGACGCTGGAAGAATTCGCCGGCTGGCAGCGCGCCGTCGACCGGTCGGGCATGCAGGGTCTCCGCGTGACCCGCATCCAGCACTATCGCGACCTCTACGAGCGGCAGCTGAAGTACTGA